The region TGTCTGAGAGTTCCAGCAAGACCGTCCAGGGGCTGGGCGCCAGGGGCTGTACCAGCTGCGGCAGATGGCGGCGCAGCAAGGTCATGGCTGCATCGTTCATCAACTCAAACGCCGTCAGCGAAGCGCCCACCTGGGCTTGCGCCAAGGCCAGCAAGGCCACCGTGGCATTCAGATCGGCGCAAGTGGCCAGGGCCGTCAGCTGCGCCTTCGGTGCCGGATAGAGCTTGAGCGTGGCCGCCGTGATGATGCCCAGCGTGCCCTCGCTGCCGATGAATAAGTGGCGCAGGTCATAGCCGGTGTTGTCCTTGCGCAGGCCGCTCAGGCCAGACCAGATGTCGCCGCTGGCTGTGACCACTTCCAGGCCCAGACACAGCTCGCGGGCATTGCCATAACGCAGCACTTGCGTGCCACCGGCATTGCTGGCGAGATTGCCGCCAATGGTGCAGCTGCCTTCCGAGGCCAGGCTCAGCGGGAACAGCAGGCCCTTTTCAGCGGCGGCTTCCTGTACAGCTTGCAAGCTGCAGCCGGCTTCTACCGTCAGGGTCAAGTTCGCTTCATCGAGTTCGCACACGGCATGCAGTCTCCGCAAGCTCAGCAGGATCTGGCTGCCGCTGGCATCCGGCACGCCGCCGCCCACAAGACCCGTATTGCCGCCTTGCGGCACGATGCTCACGCCATGTGCCGCGCACAGGCGCACCACGGCGGCGACTTGCTCGGTGTTGCTGGGGCTGGCCACTGCCAGGGCGCGGCCTTGGTAGCGGCCGCGCCAGTCTTTTTCAAAGGCTGACAAATCCTCCTCTGTGCCACCGCTCGCTAAGCCAACACGCAGGCCTGCCTCGCCGAGCAAATCGCGCAGCGCCGTCAGCAAGGACATTTGATTCATGCGCTTGCAGGTTCAGTGCTGTTCGCGTTCGCGGCTTTGGCCGCGGCAATGCGCAAGCGCACATGCATGGCACAGGCCACAAAAATCAGCACACTCAGCAGCACTTCCAGCGATCCCAGCCAGACCGCAGGGCCGGCTTCACTGGTGGCGCGCACGGCGCCTTCGGCAAAGTAAAGCCAAATCATCAGGCTCAGCCAGCGGAAGGTGTAGAGCCGGTAGCGCCACAAGCCCAGCATGGGCAGCAGCAGGGGCAAGGCCTTGATGGCCAGGGTGCCGCGGCCGGTGGGCGCCAGCCATAACTCCCAAGCTAAGCAGAGCAGGAAGAGGGCGATCAGCGAGCCCAGGGCCAGCAGGCGGGTCATCGCCTCGCGCTGGCTGGCTTGGGTGCGGGAGGTAGGTGTGAGGGGCGTGGTGGACGACATGCTGGCATCATAGCCAGCATGAGCATTTCTTCTCCGTCCAAGGGCCACAGCTTGCGCCCTGTCATCAGCACTTCCGCATCCGCGCCCAGCCGCCATTTCGACCGCATTCGTAGCAGCCGCTTGTGGCTGGTTCTGGTCAATCTGCGCACTCGTTTTCTGGAAGAACACCTGGGCCTGACCGCCGGCAGCCTGACCTTCACTACGCTGATTTCGCTGGTACCGCTGATCACCGTGATGCTGGCCTTGTTCACCGCCTTCCCCATGTTTTCCTCTTTTCAGGGCGCCTTGGAGAAGTACTTTCTACAAAACCTGATTCCCATCAACATCGCCCGGCCGGTGATGACGGGCCTGACCCAGTTCGCCATGAAGGCCAAGGGCCTGGGTGCCATGGGCCTGGCTTTTCTGGGCATCACCGCGCTGGCCTTGATGCTGACCATCGACCGCACCCTGAACCTGATCTGGCGGGTCAAGCGGCCGCGTCCCCTGGCGCAACGCGTGCTGGTTTACTGGGCGGCTTTGACGCTGGGCCCGCTGATTCTGGGCGGCAGCATCGCGCTGACCAGCTATGCCGTCACCACGGGCCGAGATTTGCTGGGCGACTTGGCCGGCAACTGGTTCATCGGCTTCAATGTGGTGCAGGTTTTGATTCTTGCGGGCGGCGTGGCGGGCTTGTTCCACTATGTGCCCAATACCCATGTGCGCTGGCGCCATGCGGCGGTGGGTGGGCTATTTGTTGCCCTGGCCTTCACGGCGGCCAAGTCTGGCTTGGCTTGGTACTTGAAAGCAGTGCCGACTTACTCAACGCTGTACGGCGCCTTTGCCATCGTGCCCATCTTCCTGATCTGGCTCTACCTGGGCTGGGTGATCATGCTGATCGGCGCCGTGCTGGCAGCCAATGCGCCCAGCCTGGGCGGCGGCATGCCGCGCCGGCCGGATACGCCGGGCGTGAGTTTTGCCTTGGCGCTGGATGTGTTGCGTGAGTTGTGGCGCGTGCAGGGCACGGGCCAGGGCGGCCTGGCCAGCTCGCAGCTGGCGCATGCAATCCGAGTGGACCCGCTGCAGCTAGAGGGCGTGCTGGATAGCCTCGTTGGCCTGGACTGGATCGGGCGCCTGGAAGAGGGCGGGGCGCAGCGCTTGGTGCTGCTCTGCCAGCCTAGTCTGACGCCTGCGCACCGGCTGCTCAATGCCATGCTGGCCGAACGAAGCACCGCGCTGGCGCCGCTGTGGCAGCGCAGTGACTGGGATCGCTTGACGCTGGCTGATTTGCTGGCTGATTTGCTCGCCGAGCCGCAGGGCGCCCCTCAGGCGTGAAGCACCACCAGCAAGGCCACCGCCGGCTGCTTGCTGCTATTGCGAATGGCGTGCGGCCCATCCACCGCATAACGCGCAGTTTCGCCGGCGCTCAGGGTCTGTGAAGCGCCGCCGGCGCTGACCACCAAATGGCCTTTGAGCACGCTCAAGTGCTCGCGCGAGCCGGGCTGATGAGCGGCGGATTCCAGCGCACCGCCGGGCTGCACCGTCAGCTCATACCACTCGAATTGCCCGGCCAGATCAATGGGCCCGAGGATGCGCAATTGGCACAACCCGTCCGGGCTGCTCATGCCCGGTGTGGCGTGGGCGGGCACGGTTTCGATGGCCGGCGGCGCGCTGCGCTCGCCGCCCAGCAGCTCCGTCAGCTCCACCCGAAGGGCATTGGCCAGGCGCCAAACCACCGCGACGGTCGGGTTTGCCTGATTGCGTTCAATCTGCGACAACATGGACTTGGACACCCCCGCGCGGCGTGAGAGCTCGTCCAGCGACAAGCCCTGTGCTTGCCGCAGCGCTTGCAAAGTGGCGCCCACCTTGGGGGGCTCGAGACTCTCTGGATTCGTGAGCGACATGCTTGACCTTGGTTTTGAAATCCTGGATACTGCACACGAATTCGATATATCGAACTGTGTTCAATTTAATGAATTGTGCATCAAGCGCACAGCGGGAGACAAGCGATGGCCAGCACGCAAGACTTTTATGCCCATATCCAGGCCGAATTGGCCGGCATCCGCGAGGCGGGGCTTTACAAGAGCGAACGCGTCATCACCGGCGCGCAAGGCGCGGTGGTGCACACGAATGACGGCCGCGAGGTCATCAATCTCTGCGCCAACAACTACCTGGGCTTGTCCTCGCACCCGCAAGTGATCGAAGCGGCGCATGAGGCCTTGCGCACGCATGGCTACGGCCTGTCTTCGGTGCGCTTCATCTGCGGCACGCAGGATCTGCACAAGACGCTGGAGCAGCGTCTGTCCAAGTTCCTGGGCACCGAGGACACCATCCTCTACGCCGCAGCCTTTGACGCCAACGGCGGCCTGTTCGAGCCCCTGCTGGGCGAGCAAGACGCCATCATCAGCGATGAGCTGAACCACGCCTCCATCATCGACGGCATTCGCCTGTGCAAGGCCAAGCGCTTCCGCTACAAGCACAACGATCTGGCCGATCTGCAGGTCCAGTTGGAAGCAGCCAAGGCGGCCGGCGCTCGCCACACCATGGTCTTCACTGACGGCGTGTTCTCGATGGACGGCACCATCGCCCAGCTGGACAAGATCCGCGCCCTGTGCGACCAGTACGGCGCGCTGCTGGGCATTGATGAATGCCACGCCAGCGGTTTTCTGGGCAAAACCGGCCGCGGCACGCATGAATACCGCGGTGTGTTTGGCAAGATCGACATCATCACCGGCACCCTGGGCAAGGCCTTGGGCGGCGCATCGGGCGGCTTCACCTCCGGCCGCAAGGAAGTGATTGAGTTGCTGCGTCAGCGCTCGCGCCCCTATCTGTTCAGCAACACGGTGGCGCCCAGCATTGTGGGCGCCTCGATCGCGGTGCTGGATCTGCTGGAAGCCTCCACCGCCCTGCGCGACAAGCTCGAAGCCAATACCGCCTATTTCCGCGTCGCCATCCAGGCCGCCGGCTTTGAGATCAAGCCCGGCACCCACCCCATCGTGCCCATCATGGTCTACGACGCGGTAATGGCACAGCGCTTGAGCGCCCGCATTCTGGAGCTGGGCATTTATGCCGTGGGCTTCTTCTTCCCCGTGGTGCCCAAGGGCCAGGCGCGCATCCGCGTGCAGGTGTCCGCCGGGCATGAGCGTGAGCATCTTGAAAAAGCCGTGGCCGCCTTTACCCAGGCCGGCCGCGAACTGGGCCTGATCAAGGCCTGAGCCCATTCTTCAGCAGTAGCAAGTCAGCAAGCAGTTTCAAAGACATGACCAAGATCCTCATCATCGGTGCCAACGGCCAGATCGGCTCTGAATTGGCCCAAGAGCTGGCCCTGCGCCACGGCGACGTCAACATCATCACCAGCGACCTGGCCCCGCAAGGCCGGGTGCCGCAACTGGTGCATGAGATGCTGGACGTCACCGATGCAGCCGCGCTGGCCACCGTGGTCAAGCGCCACGGCATCACGCAGATCTATCACCTGGCGGCCGCCTTGTCGGCCACCGGCGAGAAGCATCCGATGTGGGCCTGGGACTTGAACATGAAGGGCTTGCTCAATGTGCTGGAACTGGCTCGGGTGCAAAAGCTGGAGCGCATTTTCTGGCCCAGTTCCATCGCCGCCTTTGGCCCCTCGACGCCTACCCATGACACGCCGCAAACCTGCGTAATGGACCCGACCACGGTCTACGGCATCTCCAAGCTGGCAGGTGAGCGCTGGTGCGCTTGGTACCACGCCAACCACGGTGTGGACGTGCGCAGCCTGCGTTACCCCGGCCTGATCAGCTACAAAACCCCGCCCGGCGGCGGCACCACCGACTACGCGGTGGACATCTTCCACCACGCCCTCAAGACCGGCAGCTACAGCTGCTTCCTGGAGCAGGGTCAGGGCTTGCCGATGATGTATATGCCTGACGCTCTGCGCGCCACCATCGAGCTGATGGAAGCACCGGCGGAGGCGATCAAGCAGCGCGGCTCCTACAACCTGGCCGGCGTGAGCTTCACGCCAGCGCAGATGGCTGCCGCCATCCGTGAGCACCTGCCCACCTTCGAGATCAGCTACGCGCCCGATTTCCGTCAAGCCATTGCCGCCAGCTGGCCGCAGCGCATCGACGACAGCGAGGCCAGCAAGGACTGGGGCTGGCAGCTCAAGTACGACTTGCGCGCCATCGTGGCCGATATGCTCAAGGAACTGGCCGCGCTTTCCCGCGCCTGATCCGCTTTTGTAGGGGGTGACGGTTTCTGGCGCCAAACCCAGCTAAGCTGGGGCGCATGGCCCCCTTCAATCTGCCGTTGGTTTGGCTTCTTGGCTTGGCTGCGATACAGCCCGGCCTGGCGCTGGGGCAAGCCCTGACCCCGGCCGATGCAGCGGCCAGCGCCGCCTTGCCAGCGGCAGGTGGCTCAAATGCCAACGCTGCGGCCAGTGCGGCGACCACGCCCGACCTGACAAAGGCCCAAGCGCCTGGCCCAGGTTTGCCCCCTGCGCCCGCAGTCACCTCTGCAGAGGAACCGTCTTGGTTCACCATGCCGGGCGATGACTTTCACTACCTGATCGGTGCCAGTGCCAGCTACAACCCCGAGTACGCGGGCGCCCGGCGCATGTCGGCAGGTTTGAAGCCCATGTGGGCCGCAAGTTGGGGCAAGTGGCGTTTGTCCAGCTCCGGCGGTGCGGGCTTGATGGGCTTCGGGCTTGAGTCCATCGGCCCAGGCTCGGGCGCCAGCCGTGATTTGCTGCGCAGCGAGAAGCTGCGTCTGGGCCTGAGCTTGCGCTTGGACAATGGCCGCGACAGCCAGGCGGCCGCTTACACCGAGGGCCTGCCCGATGTGCCGCGCACCGTGCGCCTGCGCTTTTACGCGAGCTATGTGCTGACTCCCGAGTGGCAGCTGTCCGCCGCCTGGAGCCAGGATGCCCTGGGCCGACAGGGCGGCGCCAACTTCGATGTGAATCTGGCCCGCCGCCTCTTCCGCTCCAGCAGCAGCGAGCTGATGGCCGGACTGAGCCTGAGTGCCAGCGATAGCCGCTACATGCGCAGCTATTTCGGCGTGCCGCCCGATAGCCCGGCCGCGAAGCGCCTGGGTCAGAGCTTTGAGCCCGGAGC is a window of Paucibacter sp. KCTC 42545 DNA encoding:
- a CDS encoding FAD-binding oxidoreductase, producing MNQMSLLTALRDLLGEAGLRVGLASGGTEEDLSAFEKDWRGRYQGRALAVASPSNTEQVAAVVRLCAAHGVSIVPQGGNTGLVGGGVPDASGSQILLSLRRLHAVCELDEANLTLTVEAGCSLQAVQEAAAEKGLLFPLSLASEGSCTIGGNLASNAGGTQVLRYGNARELCLGLEVVTASGDIWSGLSGLRKDNTGYDLRHLFIGSEGTLGIITAATLKLYPAPKAQLTALATCADLNATVALLALAQAQVGASLTAFELMNDAAMTLLRRHLPQLVQPLAPSPWTVLLELSDSENEAHAQAQLEQLLSEAVDRGLVQDAAVAQSLAQSHTMWQLRESISMAQSKEGLNIKHDIALPVSRIPAFVAATDAALRAAFPGVRLITFGHLGDGNLHYNVQAPEGVSAAEFLATQEPAINRLVYDAVQQFGGSISAEHGIGQLKREELAQRKDPVALALMRSIKSALDPQGVFNPGRLL
- a CDS encoding DUF2069 domain-containing protein, with translation MSSTTPLTPTSRTQASQREAMTRLLALGSLIALFLLCLAWELWLAPTGRGTLAIKALPLLLPMLGLWRYRLYTFRWLSLMIWLYFAEGAVRATSEAGPAVWLGSLEVLLSVLIFVACAMHVRLRIAAAKAANANSTEPASA
- a CDS encoding MipA/OmpV family protein; amino-acid sequence: MAPFNLPLVWLLGLAAIQPGLALGQALTPADAAASAALPAAGGSNANAAASAATTPDLTKAQAPGPGLPPAPAVTSAEEPSWFTMPGDDFHYLIGASASYNPEYAGARRMSAGLKPMWAASWGKWRLSSSGGAGLMGFGLESIGPGSGASRDLLRSEKLRLGLSLRLDNGRDSQAAAYTEGLPDVPRTVRLRFYASYVLTPEWQLSAAWSQDALGRQGGANFDVNLARRLFRSSSSELMAGLSLSASDSRYMRSYFGVPPDSPAAKRLGQSFEPGAGLNELGLSLSYIRALTPRWMFNANAGAMSLLGPAAASPLTERRYGYSLNMGIGYRN
- a CDS encoding NAD-dependent epimerase/dehydratase family protein; this translates as MTKILIIGANGQIGSELAQELALRHGDVNIITSDLAPQGRVPQLVHEMLDVTDAAALATVVKRHGITQIYHLAAALSATGEKHPMWAWDLNMKGLLNVLELARVQKLERIFWPSSIAAFGPSTPTHDTPQTCVMDPTTVYGISKLAGERWCAWYHANHGVDVRSLRYPGLISYKTPPGGGTTDYAVDIFHHALKTGSYSCFLEQGQGLPMMYMPDALRATIELMEAPAEAIKQRGSYNLAGVSFTPAQMAAAIREHLPTFEISYAPDFRQAIAASWPQRIDDSEASKDWGWQLKYDLRAIVADMLKELAALSRA
- the kbl gene encoding glycine C-acetyltransferase; protein product: MASTQDFYAHIQAELAGIREAGLYKSERVITGAQGAVVHTNDGREVINLCANNYLGLSSHPQVIEAAHEALRTHGYGLSSVRFICGTQDLHKTLEQRLSKFLGTEDTILYAAAFDANGGLFEPLLGEQDAIISDELNHASIIDGIRLCKAKRFRYKHNDLADLQVQLEAAKAAGARHTMVFTDGVFSMDGTIAQLDKIRALCDQYGALLGIDECHASGFLGKTGRGTHEYRGVFGKIDIITGTLGKALGGASGGFTSGRKEVIELLRQRSRPYLFSNTVAPSIVGASIAVLDLLEASTALRDKLEANTAYFRVAIQAAGFEIKPGTHPIVPIMVYDAVMAQRLSARILELGIYAVGFFFPVVPKGQARIRVQVSAGHEREHLEKAVAAFTQAGRELGLIKA
- a CDS encoding YihY family inner membrane protein, producing MSISSPSKGHSLRPVISTSASAPSRHFDRIRSSRLWLVLVNLRTRFLEEHLGLTAGSLTFTTLISLVPLITVMLALFTAFPMFSSFQGALEKYFLQNLIPINIARPVMTGLTQFAMKAKGLGAMGLAFLGITALALMLTIDRTLNLIWRVKRPRPLAQRVLVYWAALTLGPLILGGSIALTSYAVTTGRDLLGDLAGNWFIGFNVVQVLILAGGVAGLFHYVPNTHVRWRHAAVGGLFVALAFTAAKSGLAWYLKAVPTYSTLYGAFAIVPIFLIWLYLGWVIMLIGAVLAANAPSLGGGMPRRPDTPGVSFALALDVLRELWRVQGTGQGGLASSQLAHAIRVDPLQLEGVLDSLVGLDWIGRLEEGGAQRLVLLCQPSLTPAHRLLNAMLAERSTALAPLWQRSDWDRLTLADLLADLLAEPQGAPQA
- a CDS encoding helix-turn-helix domain-containing protein; its protein translation is MSLTNPESLEPPKVGATLQALRQAQGLSLDELSRRAGVSKSMLSQIERNQANPTVAVVWRLANALRVELTELLGGERSAPPAIETVPAHATPGMSSPDGLCQLRILGPIDLAGQFEWYELTVQPGGALESAAHQPGSREHLSVLKGHLVVSAGGASQTLSAGETARYAVDGPHAIRNSSKQPAVALLVVLHA